The following proteins are co-located in the Branchiostoma lanceolatum isolate klBraLanc5 chromosome 16, klBraLanc5.hap2, whole genome shotgun sequence genome:
- the LOC136422138 gene encoding protein qua-1-like, whose amino-acid sequence MSRSLVLVVFLGLLLGVSCRPPPKAVTGEPESFGGMETGGDMRSAWRRFCELFGGGKGEGKEDGQFSGMFDAKEGGKKDGKSLGMFGGMGEEKEEGMFGGKGEGKDDEELPRMLGMGEGKEDGKLPGMLGMGEGKEDGKLPGMLGMGEGKEDGKLPGMLGMGEGKEDGKLPGMLGMGEGKEDGKLPGMLGMGEGKEDGKLPGMLGMGEGKEDGKLPGMLGMGEGKEDGKLPGMLGMGEGKEDGKLPGMLGMGEGTEDGKLPGMLGMGEGKEDGKLPGMLGMGEGKEDGKLPGMLGMGEGKEDGKLPGMLGMGEGKEDGKLPGMLGMGEGKEDGKLPGMLGMGEGKEDGKLPGMLGMGEGKEDGKLPGMLGMGEGTEDGKLPGMLGMGEGTEDGKLPGMFGGIGENKKDDIMFDRLFSGMGEGKKDEIVSRLFGGMGRGKKDKYFAKLIHGMFGEGKKDGKFGPQKAGMFAGRGEVKKAGKFGGSKFYDAVFDGKKGGRPRGRGMRRRGQ is encoded by the coding sequence ATGTCGCGTTCGTTAGTCCTCGTCGTGTTCCTCGGTCTGCTGCTCGGGGTGTCCTGCCGACCTCCACCGAAGGCTGTGACAGGTGAGCCGGAGAGCTTCGGAGGGATGGAGACGGGAGGTGACATGCGAAGCGCCTGGAGACGCTTCTGCGAACTGTTCGGCGGCGGCAAGGGAGAGGGCAAGGAGGACGGACAGTTCTCCGGAATGTTCGACGCTAAGGAAGGAGGCAAGAAGGACGGAAAGTCCCTCGGAATGTTCGGGGGAATGGGAGAAGAGAAAGAAGAGGGAATGTTTGGCGGAAAGGGAGAAGGCAAGGACGACGAAGAGCTCCCCAGAATGTTAGGGATGGGAGAAGGCAAGGAAGACGGAAAACTCCCCGGAATGTTAGGGATGGGAGAAGGTAAGGAAGACGGAAAACTCCCCGGAATGTTAGGGATGGGAGAAGGTAAGGAAGACGGAAAGCTCCCCGGAATGTTAGGGATGGGAGAAGGCAAGGAAGACGGAAAACTCCCCGGAATGTTAGGGATGGGAGAAGGCAAGGAAGACGGAAAACTCCCCGGAATGTTAGGGATGGGAGAAGGTAAGGAAGACGGAAAGCTCCCCGGAATGTTAGGGATGGGAGAAGGCAAGGAAGACGGAAAACTCCCCGGAATGTTAGGGATGGGAGAAGGTAAGGAAGACGGAAAGCTCCCCGGAATGTTAGGGATGGGAGAAGGCAAGGAAGACGGAAAACTCCCCGGAATGTTAGGGATGGGAGAAGGCACGGAAGACGGAAAACTCCCCGGAATGTTAGGGATGGGAGAAGGCAAGGAAGACGGAAAACTCCCCGGAATGTTAGGGATGGGAGAAGGTAAGGAAGACGGAAAACTCCCCGGAATGTTAGGGATGGGAGAAGGTAAGGAAGACGGAAAGCTCCCCGGAATGTTAGGGATGGGAGAAGGCAAGGAAGACGGAAAACTCCCCGGAATGTTAGGGATGGGAGAAGGCAAGGAAGACGGAAAACTCCCCGGAATGTTAGGGATGGGAGAAGGTAAGGAAGACGGAAAGCTCCCCGGAATGTTAGGGATGGGAGAAGGCAAGGAAGACGGAAAACTCCCCGGAATGTTAGGGATGGGAGAAGGCACGGAAGACGGAAAACTCCCCGGAATGTTAGGGATGGGAGAAGGCACGGAAGACGGAAAACTCCCCGGAATGTTCGGCGGAATCGGAGAGAACAAGAAAGACGACATCATGTTCGACCGACTGTTCAGCGGGATGGGGGAAGGGAAGAAAGACGAAATAGTCAGCCGACTGTTCGGAGGAATGGGAAGAGGCAAGAAGGACAAATACTTCGCCAAACTCATTCACGGAATGTTCGGAGAAGGCAAGAAGGATGGAAAGTTCGGCCCCCAAAAAGCCGGAATGTTCGCCGGTAGGGGAGAAGTCAAGAAAGCCGGAAAGTTTGGAGGAAGCAAGTTCTACGACGCCGTTTTCGACGGAAAGAAAGGCGGAAGACCCCGCGGTAGGGGGATGCGTCGCCGAGGACAGTGA
- the LOC136421578 gene encoding paired mesoderm homeobox protein 2-like produces the protein MAAPRTQNFQRGRSPLYVAVPLDFGCPPGGPPNAVAPVPNYYYPYQGRTRHYIDSILESPKRPSELSPPFPVSTLDLMRHNPHRYMTPGSETSDQQSVSSASEGTISPRPLLDDYDACPDEVKNFSLGQKELEMSHPPEKILVPSPTPSTPSPTERHPKKSSSPPPSATDSDKKAKKTRTTFKYHQVSALEQVFAMTHYPDNDTLDWLTSTLQLPEAKIKVWFQNKRARWKKQRVSEFGTIHPGVPGAQAHYMMTDPWSPHIIPKGTPPSVPKPALQYRAPTPGSYPPSPTVPLPPRIPLHSVPGLNPTLAATSSIPALPAGATTRYALPQYQVPTSVHAQYPKTSVYQ, from the exons atggcggccccCAGGACCCAGAACTTCCAGCGAGGCAGAAGCCCGCTGTACGTAGCCGTGCCCTTGGACTTCGGTTGCCCTCCCGGCGGTCCACCGAACGCCGTTGCGCCCGTCCCGAACTACTACTACCCTTACCAAGGTCGCACCAGGCACTACATCGACAGTATCCTGGAATCCCCCAAGAGACCCTCCGAACTTTCCCCGCCGTTTCCAGTGAGTACTCTTGACTTGATGCGACACAACCCCCATCGGTACATGACCCCCGGGTCTGAGACCTCGGACCAACAGAGCGTCTCCTCGGCGTCGGAAGGCACCATCTCCCCGCGGCCGCTGCTCGACGACTACGATGCCTGCCcggacgaggtcaaaaacttttCTCTGGGACAGAAAGAACTAGAGATGTCCCATCCGCCAGAGAAGATTCTAGTGCCCAGCCCCACCCCAAGCACACCCTCGCCTACAGAGCGCCACCCTAAGAAGTCTTCCTCCCCGCCGCCAAGTGCGACAGATTCCGACAAGAAAGCCAAGAAAACCAGGACCACCTTCAAATACCACCAA GTGAGCGCGCTGGAACAGGTGTTCGCCATGACGCACTACCCGGATAACGACACGCTGGACTGGCTCACCTCCACACTGCAGCTGCCCGAGGCCAAGATCAAG GTCTGGTTCCAGAACAAGCGTGCCCGGTGGAAGAAACAGCGAGTCAGCGAGTTCGGCACCATCCATCCTGGCGTGCCCGGCGCGCAGGCGCACTACATGATGACGGACCCCTGGTCTCCCCACATCATTCCCAAGGGCACCCCTCCCTCCGTACCGAAACCCGCCCTTCAGTACAGGGCCCCCACCCCCGGGAGCTACCCCCCGTCCCCCACGGTACCGCTACCACCCCGTATCCCTTTACACTCAGTACCGGGACTGAACCCTACGCTGGCGGCTACGTCATCTATCCCAGCACTCCCCGCGGGAGCTACGACGAGATACGCACTTCCTCAGTACCAAGTGCCTACATCTGTGCATGCGCAGTACCCAAAGACTTCCGTGTACCAATAA